Proteins co-encoded in one Bremerella sp. TYQ1 genomic window:
- a CDS encoding efflux RND transporter periplasmic adaptor subunit: MKKISLDHLQTHSRNLPSFMEIFQRRTLLSLAVLLCGIWAISLAGCSAAAPPPGDRPPPTVNVSQPVTKQIVEWDAYTGRLEPIEFVEIRARVSGYLQAIHFDEGQIVNQGELLFEIDPRPFIATLNGAKASMAQAQSQLAQSKAQLDEARAQKEQADAQLNLADARVKRTRTLRTSNAVAQDELDQREAEFRQAQADVVAAEANIGLAEAGIGTAQAAVQSAEASIEAAELDLSYSKVYAPVTGRISREYVTEGNLVSGGTATSTLLTTITSVSPIYCTFDVNEQQALKYIRLALSGKRESSRSAKNPVYLGLADEKEFPHKGHMEFVDNRFDSNTASIRVRCIFRNEDEVLVPGMFGKVRLPGSASYQAVLIPDSAIGTDQSSQYVYIVVDGKIERRNVEVGPLVDGLRVVRDGLDGSESLVIKGLLLCRPEMVVNAEPAEIEVVEDGLPDTYTPLPQDEWISPGLSSIQMTGNGGQNVQTAVEANEEAVR, translated from the coding sequence ATGAAAAAGATATCGCTGGACCACCTTCAAACTCACTCCCGAAACTTGCCAAGCTTTATGGAAATCTTTCAACGACGCACACTGCTTTCTCTGGCAGTTCTTTTGTGTGGAATCTGGGCAATCTCGTTGGCTGGATGCTCCGCCGCAGCGCCGCCTCCCGGCGATCGGCCACCACCAACGGTCAATGTCTCGCAGCCGGTCACCAAACAAATCGTCGAATGGGACGCCTACACCGGCCGGCTCGAACCGATCGAATTCGTCGAAATTCGTGCTCGCGTGAGCGGTTACCTTCAGGCAATTCACTTCGACGAAGGCCAGATCGTCAACCAAGGCGAATTGCTTTTCGAGATCGACCCGCGTCCGTTCATTGCGACGCTCAACGGCGCGAAAGCCAGCATGGCTCAAGCCCAGTCGCAGTTGGCTCAGTCGAAGGCTCAACTCGATGAAGCTCGAGCCCAGAAAGAACAAGCCGACGCGCAGTTGAATCTGGCCGATGCACGAGTCAAACGAACGCGAACTCTGCGAACTTCCAACGCCGTCGCGCAGGACGAACTCGATCAGCGCGAAGCCGAATTCCGCCAGGCTCAAGCCGACGTGGTGGCTGCCGAAGCGAATATTGGTCTCGCAGAAGCGGGAATCGGCACGGCTCAAGCCGCCGTTCAATCGGCCGAGGCAAGCATCGAAGCCGCCGAGTTGGACCTAAGTTACAGTAAAGTATACGCCCCTGTCACGGGACGAATCAGCCGCGAGTACGTCACCGAAGGCAACTTGGTCAGCGGCGGCACGGCGACTTCGACACTGCTGACGACGATCACTTCGGTCAGCCCGATCTACTGCACGTTCGACGTCAACGAACAGCAGGCTCTTAAGTACATTCGTCTCGCGTTGTCCGGAAAGCGAGAGAGCTCGCGTTCAGCGAAGAACCCGGTTTACCTGGGGCTCGCGGACGAAAAAGAGTTCCCGCACAAAGGGCATATGGAGTTCGTCGATAACCGCTTCGACTCGAACACGGCCAGCATTCGCGTGCGTTGCATCTTCCGCAACGAAGACGAAGTCCTCGTGCCTGGCATGTTCGGCAAAGTGCGTCTGCCAGGTAGTGCGTCGTATCAAGCAGTGCTCATTCCTGACTCGGCAATCGGTACCGATCAATCTTCGCAGTACGTCTATATCGTCGTCGATGGCAAGATCGAACGTCGCAACGTCGAAGTCGGACCGCTGGTAGATGGGCTTCGCGTGGTACGCGATGGCTTGGATGGCAGCGAATCGCTCGTCATCAAAGGTCTCTTGCTATGCCGACCTGAAATGGTCGTCAACGCCGAGCCGGCCGAGATCGAAGTCGTCGAAGATGGCCTGCCCGATACCTACACGCCGCTGCCGCAGGACGAATGGATTTCGCCAGGTCTGAGCTCCATTCAAATGACCGGCAACGGCGGACAGAACGTGCAAACGGCCGTGGAAGCCAACGAGGAGGCCGTTCGATGA
- a CDS encoding cytochrome b N-terminal domain-containing protein produces the protein MLAKIWNWIDDRSGFSDVVMPMLEHVVPRDARWWYVFGSATLCAFIVQVLTGVALAMVYVPGGDAAYKSLIYITEDATLGYMVRGMHYYGATAMVMLAVIHMTQVFLHASYKYPREMNWMSGVVLLFVVLGMAFTGQLLRWDANGVWSVMVAAEMAGRVPFIGAYISHFILGGPTVGGSTLSRFFAIHVFILPGLIFAGVGLHLWLILRHGISEMPKKDQPVEPETYKEEYEARLEKTGVPFWPIAAWRDVVFSTIMVAVILGCAIFIGPPELGTAPNPSDIHTNPMPDWYFWWYFAILSMLPPELETYVILGMPILGMIGLFIVPMLSNRGHRAPSRRPWAIGTVVFGATAFLVLTIYGYRKPWSPDFDVKPLPPEIVRSEDPRVQHGALLLQQKGCLYCHDVDGHGGHRGPELSVIGNRLNRGKLVIRINNGGDNMPSFASTLTADELDQMVEFLLTRTDHPGEESTPTED, from the coding sequence ATGCTCGCGAAGATCTGGAACTGGATCGACGATCGGAGCGGCTTCTCCGATGTGGTCATGCCGATGCTGGAACATGTTGTCCCCCGCGATGCGCGGTGGTGGTACGTCTTCGGCAGTGCGACGCTTTGCGCCTTCATCGTGCAAGTGTTGACCGGGGTGGCATTGGCAATGGTATACGTCCCTGGGGGCGATGCGGCCTACAAAAGCCTGATCTACATCACCGAAGATGCCACGCTGGGGTATATGGTCCGCGGCATGCATTACTATGGTGCGACCGCCATGGTGATGCTGGCCGTCATTCACATGACTCAGGTCTTTCTGCACGCTTCGTACAAATACCCTCGCGAAATGAATTGGATGAGCGGCGTGGTGCTGCTGTTCGTCGTTCTCGGAATGGCGTTCACCGGACAACTGCTACGCTGGGATGCCAACGGCGTCTGGTCGGTGATGGTCGCCGCTGAAATGGCCGGCCGTGTGCCGTTTATCGGGGCGTACATATCGCATTTTATTCTTGGCGGTCCAACGGTCGGTGGCTCGACGCTGAGTCGGTTCTTCGCGATTCATGTGTTCATCTTGCCGGGGCTGATCTTTGCCGGCGTGGGACTGCACTTGTGGTTGATCTTGCGGCATGGCATTTCCGAAATGCCGAAGAAGGATCAGCCGGTCGAGCCTGAAACCTACAAAGAAGAATACGAAGCGCGGCTCGAAAAGACCGGCGTTCCTTTCTGGCCGATCGCCGCGTGGCGTGACGTGGTGTTTTCGACGATCATGGTCGCCGTCATCTTGGGGTGTGCGATCTTCATTGGGCCACCCGAGTTGGGCACCGCCCCGAATCCGTCTGACATTCATACCAACCCAATGCCGGACTGGTATTTCTGGTGGTACTTCGCCATCTTGTCGATGCTTCCGCCGGAATTGGAAACGTATGTCATTCTCGGCATGCCGATCTTGGGCATGATCGGGCTGTTTATCGTGCCGATGCTTTCCAACCGCGGTCATCGCGCTCCTTCGCGGCGTCCTTGGGCGATTGGTACCGTCGTTTTCGGAGCGACCGCGTTTTTAGTGCTAACGATTTATGGCTATCGCAAACCATGGTCGCCCGACTTCGACGTGAAGCCCCTTCCACCAGAAATCGTTCGTTCGGAAGATCCACGCGTGCAGCATGGGGCTTTGCTGTTACAGCAGAAAGGCTGTCTCTATTGCCACGACGTCGACGGGCACGGGGGCCATCGCGGGCCAGAGCTTTCGGTCATTGGCAATCGTCTCAATCGCGGCAAACTCGTCATTCGTATTAACAACGGCGGGGATAATATGCCGTCGTTCGCGTCGACGCTGACCGCCGACGAGTTGGACCAGATGGTGGAATTTCTCCTCACTCGAACCGACCATCCCGGCGAAGAATCGACGCCGACAGAGGATTAG
- a CDS encoding ubiquinol-cytochrome c reductase iron-sulfur subunit has protein sequence MSEVQPSPPTAEDDDRRGFLTKLSMGLSALIGLGITLPGIGFVLAPVFRREKHVWRRLDKLDAYEVGKTVSVEFTDSITQPWAGVTALTGAWLRRVSDEEFIAFSINCRHLGCPVNWVEDASLFMCPCHGGVYYEDGEVAAGPPPEPLARYQVRVRDGFVEIETSSVPLTTNDQV, from the coding sequence GTGAGTGAAGTGCAACCGTCGCCGCCAACCGCGGAAGATGACGATCGCCGCGGCTTTTTGACGAAGCTTAGCATGGGCCTTTCCGCGCTGATCGGCTTGGGGATCACGCTGCCAGGCATTGGTTTTGTGCTGGCTCCCGTCTTTCGTCGTGAAAAACACGTTTGGCGTCGGCTCGATAAACTCGACGCCTATGAAGTCGGCAAGACCGTCAGTGTCGAATTTACCGATTCCATTACGCAGCCATGGGCCGGCGTCACCGCGCTGACAGGCGCCTGGCTGCGTCGCGTTTCTGACGAAGAGTTCATTGCTTTTTCGATCAACTGCCGGCACCTCGGTTGCCCTGTGAATTGGGTCGAAGATGCTTCGCTGTTCATGTGCCCTTGCCACGGCGGGGTCTATTACGAAGATGGCGAAGTCGCTGCCGGGCCGCCACCGGAGCCGTTGGCTCGCTATCAAGTCCGCGTACGTGATGGCTTCGTCGAGATCGAAACGTCTTCTGTCCCTTTGACCACAAACGACCAGGTGTAA
- a CDS encoding cytochrome c oxidase assembly protein, with product MSFLLDASLWNWGSPVWLVLLPAAVSAWVWRTQLAEWKLPWLIASLSVLILAFVSPIGVLADGYLFSAHMVQHLLLLLVVPLFFVLSLPRPQVEQVVNHSKLAGLRSYVAHPMLGWVAGLGMMWLWHVPSLCSAATQSSPLGWLRTITFLAAGLAFWWPIYTPVRRFRLEPLLGVIYLFSACVGCTLLGIYITFTTISVCPAFANPVHRVGILTALYQAGFTPMVDQQLGGLLMWVPPCSLYVCAIIGVMCRWYAMEEGQYDSASNATLPNERPEASV from the coding sequence ATGTCGTTTCTGCTGGACGCTTCGCTCTGGAACTGGGGCTCACCGGTGTGGCTTGTGCTGCTGCCGGCCGCAGTCTCGGCTTGGGTGTGGCGTACGCAACTTGCCGAATGGAAACTGCCGTGGCTGATCGCTTCGCTTAGCGTGCTGATCTTGGCTTTCGTTTCGCCGATCGGTGTGCTGGCCGATGGCTACCTCTTCAGCGCCCATATGGTGCAGCATCTTTTGCTGCTGTTGGTGGTGCCGCTGTTTTTCGTGTTAAGTCTTCCACGACCGCAAGTTGAACAAGTGGTAAATCATTCGAAACTGGCAGGACTGCGAAGCTACGTAGCGCACCCAATGCTGGGCTGGGTCGCAGGACTCGGAATGATGTGGCTTTGGCATGTTCCGTCACTTTGTAGTGCCGCAACACAGAGCAGTCCTTTGGGTTGGCTTCGCACGATCACGTTTTTGGCCGCAGGACTCGCGTTTTGGTGGCCCATTTACACACCGGTGCGTCGCTTCCGTTTGGAACCGCTACTGGGTGTCATCTACTTGTTTTCCGCTTGCGTCGGCTGCACGTTGCTGGGCATTTACATCACGTTCACAACCATCTCGGTCTGTCCAGCATTTGCTAACCCGGTTCATCGCGTCGGTATACTGACGGCCCTTTATCAGGCCGGATTCACCCCGATGGTCGATCAACAGCTTGGCGGTCTATTGATGTGGGTTCCCCCCTGCTCGCTTTACGTTTGTGCGATCATCGGCGTGATGTGCCGCTGGTATGCGATGGAAGAAGGCCAATACGATTCCGCTTCGAACGCAACGTTGCCGAACGAACGCCCGGAGGCATCTGTATGA
- the ctaD gene encoding cytochrome c oxidase subunit I produces MSLPLVETSESPAMDSPAPGRLLSWVSSVDHKQIGILYILTATIFLGIGGLEALLIRFQLLLPRNDFLSPDFFNQMFTMHGTTMVFLVGMPVLVGFSNYFVPLMIGARDVAFPRLNAMSYWLLPMGGILLYFSFFTGKAPDAGWFSYAPLSTKPYNLMVAQDYWIIGLLCLGVGSVAAAINIAVTVITLRAPGMSLQRVPLFVWMSFMTAILTILALPALNAALAMLLIDRWLGAAFFQPDRGGSAVLWQHFFWVFGHPEVYILILPAFGMISEVIPTFSRKPIYGYAFVAGSSAVIVLLSYGVWAHHMFAVGLGMGADIFFAVGTLLIALPTGVKIFNWTATMWGGAIHLTVAMQFAVAFLLEFVIGGLTGVMFAAVPIDWQLTDTYFVVGHFHYVLIGGTVFGLFSATFYWFPKMTGRMLSETLGKWQLWLWIFGLNATFMSHHFLGVMGMPRRTYTYADNPGWMLLNMTATLGAVAMAVGTLVLLWNIATSLRNGAIAGNNPWNGFTLEWATTSPPPAENFETIPQVKSRRPLWDEAEPDLADWKSSQTPEDSGRRPNKATTLAWAFIASEAVFFVLLLVSYVVFNSRSGEGPNADSALDATRTGAFTVCLLLSSVTFWFAEQALRARKQIHFRRWLTLTILLGATFMLGQMWEYYGLITTNITVDLNLFAATFFTVTGFHGLHVTAGLVALGIVLALAYSDSFSSKRQSVLSAVGIYWHFVDVVWIIVFAIVYLGYLQ; encoded by the coding sequence TTGAGTTTGCCGCTAGTCGAAACCAGCGAGTCGCCGGCGATGGATTCGCCCGCCCCAGGTCGACTTTTGTCGTGGGTCAGCTCGGTCGATCACAAACAGATTGGCATCCTGTACATCCTGACCGCTACCATCTTTTTGGGGATCGGCGGTTTGGAAGCGTTGTTGATCCGCTTTCAATTGCTGCTGCCGCGAAACGACTTTCTTTCGCCTGACTTCTTCAACCAGATGTTCACCATGCATGGCACGACCATGGTGTTTTTGGTTGGCATGCCGGTGTTGGTCGGCTTCTCGAATTACTTTGTCCCGCTGATGATCGGGGCCCGCGACGTCGCTTTCCCGCGGCTAAACGCGATGAGCTATTGGCTGCTGCCGATGGGCGGGATACTGCTTTACTTCAGCTTCTTTACCGGCAAAGCGCCCGATGCAGGCTGGTTCAGCTACGCTCCGCTGTCGACGAAGCCCTATAACCTGATGGTCGCGCAAGACTACTGGATCATCGGCTTACTTTGCCTCGGCGTTGGTTCGGTTGCCGCAGCGATCAACATTGCAGTGACGGTGATCACACTTCGCGCTCCAGGAATGAGCCTGCAACGCGTGCCACTGTTCGTCTGGATGAGTTTCATGACGGCCATCCTGACGATTCTCGCCCTGCCGGCGCTCAATGCGGCGCTTGCCATGTTGCTGATCGATCGTTGGTTGGGAGCGGCGTTTTTTCAGCCTGATCGGGGTGGCTCGGCCGTGCTCTGGCAACACTTCTTTTGGGTGTTCGGCCATCCGGAAGTTTACATCTTGATCTTGCCGGCGTTCGGAATGATTTCCGAAGTCATTCCGACGTTCTCGCGGAAACCGATCTACGGCTATGCTTTCGTGGCTGGATCGAGTGCCGTGATTGTGCTACTTAGCTACGGCGTTTGGGCCCACCATATGTTCGCGGTAGGCTTGGGCATGGGAGCCGACATCTTCTTTGCCGTCGGAACGCTGCTGATCGCGTTGCCGACGGGGGTGAAGATATTCAACTGGACCGCCACGATGTGGGGCGGAGCCATTCACCTGACCGTTGCAATGCAGTTTGCCGTGGCGTTCCTGTTAGAGTTCGTCATTGGCGGGCTGACCGGGGTGATGTTCGCGGCCGTGCCGATCGACTGGCAGTTGACCGATACCTACTTCGTCGTGGGGCATTTTCATTACGTATTGATTGGTGGAACGGTCTTTGGGCTGTTCTCGGCGACGTTTTATTGGTTCCCGAAAATGACCGGGCGAATGCTCAGCGAAACGCTCGGCAAATGGCAACTGTGGCTTTGGATCTTTGGACTCAACGCAACATTCATGTCGCACCATTTCCTCGGTGTGATGGGCATGCCTCGGCGAACGTACACCTACGCCGACAACCCTGGCTGGATGCTGCTGAACATGACCGCGACCCTGGGGGCCGTTGCCATGGCGGTGGGGACGCTCGTCCTGCTGTGGAACATTGCGACCAGCTTGCGAAATGGGGCCATCGCCGGCAACAATCCTTGGAATGGCTTTACGCTGGAATGGGCCACCACGTCGCCGCCGCCTGCAGAAAACTTCGAGACCATTCCCCAAGTCAAAAGTCGTCGTCCGCTCTGGGATGAGGCTGAGCCTGATCTGGCCGACTGGAAGTCGTCGCAAACGCCCGAAGATAGTGGCCGTCGTCCCAATAAAGCCACGACGCTGGCTTGGGCTTTTATCGCATCCGAAGCGGTCTTTTTCGTGCTGCTGTTGGTTTCGTACGTTGTGTTCAATTCCCGCAGCGGCGAAGGCCCGAACGCCGATTCGGCTCTCGACGCCACGCGAACGGGCGCATTCACCGTTTGCCTGCTGCTGAGTAGCGTCACGTTCTGGTTCGCCGAGCAAGCACTCAGAGCACGCAAGCAAATCCACTTCCGCCGCTGGCTGACGCTTACCATCTTGTTGGGAGCGACGTTCATGCTTGGGCAGATGTGGGAATACTATGGACTGATCACCACCAATATTACCGTCGACTTGAATCTGTTTGCCGCGACGTTCTTCACGGTGACCGGCTTTCACGGGCTGCACGTGACGGCGGGACTCGTCGCTTTAGGAATCGTCTTGGCGTTGGCTTACAGCGATTCGTTTTCGTCGAAGCGGCAAAGCGTGCTGAGTGCGGTGGGCATTTACTGGCACTTTGTCGATGTCGTTTGGATTATTGTTTTCGCCATCGTTTACCTGGGGTATCTACAGTGA
- the coxB gene encoding cytochrome c oxidase subunit II: MESTFPVFDPASPQAESIRDLFVQVLIISAGIFAIVAGLICLALYRFRVTEKVPVQDFGSHRREIFWMVGPVIIVVWIAVISIKLILTLNALPTQYVRGAENGNDGVDIVVTGHQWWWEIEYADSGIVSANEIHIPTGKKLRVALRSEDVIHCFWVAQLTRKMDAIPGHENFVWLEANTPGTYQGRCAEYCGTQHAWMNFLVIAHEPDDFEAWKQRELKSSEAPDSELASQGSDLFMKLTCSQCHAISGTDAKQDFAPDLTHVASRKQIGAGVIENSPENLRTWLANPQALKPGCKMPNFKLNDEQLDQLVAYLETLR; the protein is encoded by the coding sequence ATGGAGTCGACATTTCCCGTATTCGATCCGGCATCACCTCAGGCGGAATCGATACGCGATCTCTTCGTGCAAGTGCTGATCATCAGCGCCGGCATCTTTGCCATCGTCGCCGGTTTGATCTGTTTGGCTCTTTACCGATTTCGCGTAACCGAAAAAGTCCCTGTTCAAGACTTCGGCAGCCACCGCCGCGAAATTTTCTGGATGGTGGGACCGGTGATCATCGTCGTTTGGATCGCGGTGATCAGCATCAAGCTGATACTGACGCTCAATGCCCTGCCGACGCAGTATGTACGCGGGGCTGAGAATGGGAACGACGGCGTCGATATTGTTGTCACCGGACATCAGTGGTGGTGGGAGATCGAATACGCCGATTCCGGGATCGTTTCAGCCAACGAAATACATATTCCGACCGGGAAAAAGCTGCGTGTGGCACTTCGCTCGGAAGATGTCATTCATTGCTTTTGGGTGGCTCAGCTGACCAGGAAGATGGATGCCATTCCCGGTCACGAGAACTTCGTTTGGCTCGAAGCCAACACGCCGGGCACCTATCAAGGACGCTGTGCCGAGTATTGCGGTACGCAGCACGCGTGGATGAACTTCTTAGTTATCGCCCACGAGCCAGACGATTTTGAGGCGTGGAAACAGCGCGAGCTGAAATCTTCGGAGGCTCCTGATTCAGAACTGGCCTCGCAAGGCTCGGACTTGTTTATGAAGTTGACGTGTTCGCAGTGCCATGCCATTTCCGGCACCGACGCCAAGCAAGACTTCGCCCCTGATCTGACTCACGTCGCCAGCCGGAAACAAATCGGAGCCGGAGTGATCGAGAACTCACCGGAGAACTTGCGAACGTGGCTGGCCAATCCACAAGCATTGAAGCCAGGGTGCAAGATGCCGAACTTCAAGCTGAATGACGAACAACTCGACCAACTGGTTGCGTATCTGGAGACATTGCGTTGA
- a CDS encoding FAD-dependent oxidoreductase, translated as MVESNQAYDVVVIGGTPGGIAAAIAAARHGRSVALVERNGHLGGMSTSGLGKSDIEHREVIGGLFLEFIGRIREHYIQQLGEDSEAYALCREGYYFEPCLAEKVFLEILEELPGITVLTQHQFQAANVENQRLQSVRLLNRTTGEEWQLSAGSFVDATYEGDLLAAAGAEYRLGREGRSEFDEPHAGAIYFDYQNGTILPRSTGDADNRLPAYTYRLCLSSDPDNGVPLNEPPPEYDREVYLGYLADLEEGRLSAPKVFKDGWGYYPEHFDTLVRALSVTDLPNGKVDANINPRPLAFPFAEENTDYIEADWQRRDEIALRHRHLTLGLLWFLQNDEAVPAEHREMARQYQLPADEFADNDHFPWQLYVREGRRLIGEATLTEHDVTVTEESPTTPEFEDTIAVGEFPIDSFPVRKKQPGDSVVLEGYLGMLAHITRPYQIPYRVMIPQKVEGLIVPVAVSATHVAFSSMRMEPTWMALGHAAGLAAHLSLEEETNLRDVSVDQLREILQAEGQVLSYREAASR; from the coding sequence ATGGTCGAAAGCAATCAGGCATACGATGTCGTCGTGATCGGGGGAACGCCCGGAGGCATCGCGGCGGCCATTGCAGCGGCACGGCATGGACGATCGGTCGCGTTGGTGGAACGCAATGGGCATTTGGGAGGCATGTCGACCAGCGGCTTGGGCAAGAGCGACATCGAGCATCGCGAAGTAATCGGCGGATTGTTCCTGGAGTTCATCGGCCGCATTCGCGAACACTACATTCAACAGTTGGGCGAAGATTCTGAAGCGTATGCCCTGTGCCGCGAAGGCTATTACTTCGAGCCATGCCTGGCCGAGAAAGTCTTCCTGGAGATCCTGGAAGAACTGCCAGGCATTACTGTGCTCACGCAGCACCAATTTCAAGCAGCGAACGTGGAAAACCAACGCCTGCAAAGCGTTCGTTTGTTGAACCGAACGACAGGGGAAGAATGGCAGCTTTCGGCCGGCTCGTTCGTTGATGCCACTTACGAGGGAGACCTGCTCGCGGCAGCCGGTGCCGAATACCGACTCGGACGCGAAGGACGCAGCGAATTCGATGAGCCTCATGCGGGGGCTATCTACTTCGATTATCAAAACGGAACGATCCTGCCCCGCAGCACCGGCGACGCGGATAATCGCTTGCCGGCTTACACCTATCGTTTATGTCTATCCAGTGATCCCGACAACGGCGTCCCGCTGAACGAGCCACCGCCAGAGTACGACCGCGAAGTATACCTCGGTTACCTGGCTGACTTAGAAGAAGGTCGCTTGAGCGCCCCGAAGGTCTTCAAGGATGGCTGGGGCTACTACCCCGAACACTTCGATACGCTTGTTAGGGCTCTTTCGGTGACCGATCTGCCTAACGGCAAAGTCGATGCCAACATCAACCCCCGCCCTCTCGCGTTTCCCTTCGCGGAAGAAAATACTGACTACATCGAAGCTGATTGGCAGCGCCGAGACGAGATCGCTCTGCGGCATCGTCACTTGACGTTAGGGCTGCTGTGGTTCCTGCAAAACGATGAAGCGGTCCCGGCCGAGCACCGCGAAATGGCCCGGCAATACCAGCTTCCTGCCGACGAGTTCGCCGACAACGATCATTTTCCGTGGCAACTATATGTTCGCGAAGGGCGTCGGCTGATCGGCGAAGCAACACTTACCGAGCATGATGTAACGGTGACGGAAGAGTCGCCGACCACGCCGGAATTCGAAGATACGATCGCCGTGGGGGAATTTCCGATCGACAGTTTCCCGGTTCGTAAAAAGCAACCTGGCGACAGCGTGGTGCTTGAAGGTTACCTGGGCATGCTTGCCCATATCACGCGACCGTATCAAATCCCCTATCGTGTGATGATCCCCCAAAAGGTCGAAGGTCTCATCGTTCCCGTCGCCGTTTCGGCAACGCATGTGGCTTTCTCATCCATGCGCATGGAGCCAACATGGATGGCACTGGGGCATGCCGCGGGACTTGCGGCCCATTTGAGTCTGGAGGAAGAAACCAATCTTCGCGATGTTTCTGTTGACCAGCTACGCGAAATTTTGCAGGCAGAAGGGCAAGTATTAAGTTACCGTGAGGCTGCTTCTCGCTGA
- a CDS encoding sodium/solute symporter (Members of the Solute:Sodium Symporter (SSS), TC 2.A.21 as described in tcdb.org, catalyze solute:Na+ symport. Known solutes for members of the family include sugars, amino acids, nucleosides, inositols, vitamins, urea or anions, depending on the system.), translating to MDLTLRPLDIAAILAYLAAMIGIGIYFSRRNNTTEEYFVGNRSFSGWVIGLSMLGTIVSSATFLALPAAAYVLDWRQLAVNLVLPFIAVLAVLIFIPFFRRGKLTSAFEYLGMRYGTLPRVYGTVSFILLQLIRMAQILFLVSIPVQFLTGLPIEIVVIVAGVFIAFYTIAGGIEAVVWTDVVQALVLMAGCLLCFTYIVIDLPGGVTQIVETGAAENKFSLGSFQWNLNERTFWTVAILGIINWLAIYSGDQNMVQRYLAARSTREARKATIIYSAIALPMWTMFFFIGTALFVYYQAFPDSAIASLETDQVLPYFILTRIPAGLAGLIIAAVMAAAMSSLDSGINSISTVTVVDLLRPYLGDRYSDKFYLRVARSVAAVVSVLVVSGGILFSRIEKESMNDISLIVTSLFGGCLMGLFMMGFFTRRVNGTAASVAMLLAIGFNAYLGFGLLGWIPEAWTLGVHSYWIGALVNLLFAVSAYLLSFVIGTSTRDLTGLTVWTLEKSSGRHEKPVALTPSVSTQE from the coding sequence ATGGATTTGACGCTACGCCCGCTCGATATCGCCGCCATCTTGGCCTACCTGGCCGCGATGATTGGGATCGGCATTTACTTTTCACGGCGGAATAACACGACCGAAGAATACTTTGTCGGCAACCGATCGTTTTCGGGTTGGGTTATCGGCTTGTCGATGCTCGGAACGATCGTCAGCTCGGCGACGTTCCTGGCACTTCCGGCCGCTGCCTATGTGCTCGATTGGCGACAATTGGCAGTCAACTTGGTGTTGCCGTTCATTGCCGTCTTGGCGGTGCTAATCTTCATTCCGTTCTTTCGTCGCGGCAAATTGACGTCGGCGTTTGAATACCTTGGCATGCGATACGGTACCCTGCCGCGTGTTTACGGAACGGTCAGCTTCATCCTTTTGCAGCTGATTCGCATGGCCCAGATTTTGTTTCTCGTTTCGATCCCTGTGCAGTTCTTGACTGGGCTTCCGATCGAAATTGTGGTGATCGTCGCGGGGGTCTTCATCGCGTTTTATACCATCGCCGGCGGGATCGAAGCGGTCGTCTGGACCGACGTCGTTCAGGCGTTGGTCCTTATGGCAGGCTGCTTGCTTTGTTTCACGTACATCGTGATTGATTTGCCCGGCGGTGTAACACAGATCGTCGAAACCGGTGCCGCTGAGAACAAGTTCAGTCTCGGCAGTTTCCAGTGGAATTTAAACGAGCGGACATTCTGGACGGTCGCCATTTTGGGCATCATCAATTGGTTGGCGATTTACTCCGGCGATCAAAACATGGTGCAGCGATACCTGGCTGCTCGCTCGACGCGCGAGGCCCGTAAAGCAACCATCATCTATTCCGCCATTGCCCTGCCGATGTGGACGATGTTTTTCTTCATCGGGACGGCGCTGTTTGTTTATTACCAGGCATTTCCTGACTCGGCGATCGCTTCGCTGGAAACCGATCAGGTCCTCCCCTACTTCATTCTGACTCGCATACCCGCCGGCTTGGCAGGGCTGATCATTGCCGCGGTGATGGCCGCCGCGATGAGTTCGCTTGACTCCGGCATTAACTCCATTTCAACGGTCACCGTTGTCGACTTACTGCGTCCCTATTTAGGCGACAGATATTCTGACAAGTTCTATCTGCGCGTGGCTCGATCGGTGGCGGCGGTTGTTAGCGTATTGGTCGTTTCCGGCGGTATCTTGTTCAGCCGAATCGAAAAAGAAAGTATGAACGATATCAGTCTGATCGTTACCAGCTTGTTTGGCGGGTGCTTGATGGGGCTGTTCATGATGGGGTTCTTTACTCGCAGGGTGAACGGAACCGCCGCGTCGGTTGCGATGCTGTTGGCAATTGGTTTCAACGCGTACCTGGGGTTCGGTCTGTTAGGATGGATTCCCGAGGCATGGACGTTGGGCGTGCATAGTTATTGGATTGGCGCACTGGTGAATTTGCTGTTCGCCGTGAGTGCCTATTTGTTGAGTTTTGTTATCGGAACCTCCACACGCGACCTGACTGGGCTGACGGTGTGGACGTTAGAAAAATCGAGCGGCCGCCACGAAAAGCCGGTCGCTCTGACTCCCTCGGTAAGCACCCAGGAATAA